In Paenibacillus algicola, a genomic segment contains:
- a CDS encoding metal ABC transporter substrate-binding protein, with amino-acid sequence MNRWSKWLSKTAFVSLGLVVMLTGCGNEEKETVTGENGEAERLNVVTTFYPMYEFSKQIAGEHADVVALVPAGVEPHDWEPSPQDMAKIKEADIFVYNGGVEGWVEDALSSASSEKRIVVKASEGIELMEGENDGHNHGHHHGHEEGHEGHEEGHGEGHEEGHEGHDEGHDHEGESAGEHEEEHDHTAEDKHDHEEGDTILDPHVWLDPSLAQKQVATILEAYEQADPAHAASYASNAEAYIAKLQELDQSFEEALKAAKRTEFITQHAAFGYLAKRYGLTQIAIAGLSPDQEPSPDRMAEIITFAKEHDVKTIFFEKLVQPKVAQTIANEIGARTDVLNPLEGLTEEDLKQNLDYIGAMEMNRDALKKALVE; translated from the coding sequence ATGAATAGATGGAGCAAATGGTTGAGCAAAACAGCATTCGTCTCGTTAGGTCTTGTTGTGATGCTGACAGGGTGTGGGAATGAAGAGAAGGAAACGGTCACCGGTGAAAACGGCGAAGCTGAGAGATTAAATGTGGTGACGACCTTTTATCCGATGTATGAATTCAGCAAGCAGATCGCAGGTGAACATGCAGACGTTGTTGCGCTCGTGCCTGCAGGAGTGGAGCCCCATGACTGGGAGCCCAGCCCGCAGGATATGGCCAAAATTAAGGAAGCAGATATTTTTGTATATAACGGCGGCGTAGAAGGCTGGGTAGAAGATGCATTATCCAGTGCATCGAGCGAAAAGCGAATTGTTGTCAAAGCCAGTGAAGGCATCGAGCTGATGGAAGGGGAAAATGACGGTCACAATCACGGGCATCATCATGGTCATGAGGAAGGGCATGAAGGCCATGAGGAAGGTCACGGCGAAGGCCATGAAGAAGGCCACGAGGGTCATGATGAAGGTCATGATCACGAAGGTGAGTCCGCGGGTGAGCATGAAGAGGAGCACGACCATACAGCCGAGGATAAGCACGACCATGAAGAGGGTGATACCATCTTAGATCCCCATGTATGGCTGGATCCATCACTTGCCCAGAAGCAGGTTGCCACCATTCTGGAGGCCTACGAGCAAGCCGATCCCGCTCATGCTGCAAGCTACGCAAGCAACGCAGAAGCTTACATCGCCAAGCTGCAAGAGCTGGATCAATCTTTTGAGGAGGCCTTGAAAGCTGCCAAGCGAACCGAGTTTATTACGCAGCACGCAGCGTTTGGATATCTCGCGAAAAGGTATGGCTTGACACAGATTGCGATTGCCGGTCTTTCTCCAGATCAGGAGCCTTCTCCGGATCGAATGGCGGAAATTATTACGTTTGCGAAGGAGCATGACGTAAAAACGATATTTTTCGAGAAGCTGGTTCAGCCCAAGGTGGCCCAGACCATTGCCAATGAAATTGGAGCCAGGACCGATGTGCTGAATCCGCTGGAAGGCTTAACAGAAGAGGATTTGAAGCAAAATCTCGATTATATCGGCGCTATGGAAATGAACAGAGATGCTTTAAAGAAAGCTTTGGTGGAATAG
- a CDS encoding metal ABC transporter permease, with protein MEMLHYDFMQRAFCAGGIIAIVASVLGVYLMLRRQALMADMLAHVSLAGVAGGVYLGLNPTITGIVIVVIGAVVVEYVRKAYNTYSEISIAIIMIGGLSSAVILMSLSKNVSTGFTSYLFGSVVAINQMELFIMSAAAVIGGIFFFLMRRPLYQIIVDEEAATANGLPVQWISLGFSIVTGMIVAAAMPIVGVLLVSSLIVLPASLAIRIASSFAAALVISMLVGVSGVFLGLTASYELSTPPGGTIAFVLLLMLILSTGMKRLVSAWKKGTQRKERGMENEKEQPARHTDRAAVTDQ; from the coding sequence ATGGAAATGCTGCACTACGACTTCATGCAGCGGGCATTTTGTGCCGGCGGCATCATTGCAATAGTAGCATCTGTACTCGGCGTTTATCTGATGCTTCGGAGACAAGCGCTGATGGCGGATATGCTGGCACATGTGTCTCTTGCCGGTGTAGCGGGCGGAGTGTACCTGGGGCTTAACCCGACAATAACAGGAATCGTCATCGTTGTGATCGGGGCCGTCGTTGTGGAATATGTCCGCAAAGCCTATAACACGTACAGCGAAATCTCGATCGCCATTATTATGATCGGAGGTCTTTCGTCCGCTGTGATCTTGATGAGCCTGAGCAAAAATGTAAGTACCGGATTTACATCCTACTTGTTTGGGTCTGTCGTTGCCATTAATCAGATGGAGCTGTTTATTATGAGTGCGGCCGCCGTCATCGGCGGGATCTTTTTCTTCCTGATGCGAAGGCCGCTGTATCAAATAATCGTTGATGAAGAAGCAGCTACAGCGAATGGATTACCTGTTCAATGGATCTCGCTCGGTTTTAGTATCGTCACCGGAATGATCGTTGCGGCTGCCATGCCAATTGTTGGAGTTCTTCTCGTTTCCTCGCTCATTGTGCTGCCGGCATCCCTTGCGATACGGATTGCGTCTAGCTTTGCGGCTGCCCTGGTCATTTCCATGCTGGTAGGTGTATCCGGCGTTTTCCTGGGTTTGACTGCATCATACGAGCTGAGCACGCCGCCGGGAGGCACCATTGCTTTTGTATTGCTGTTGATGCTTATTCTCAGCACGGGAATGAAGCGGCTGGTATCGGCGTGGAAGAAAGGAACTCAACGGAAAGAAAGAGGAATGGAGAACGAGAAGGAGCAGCCGGCGCGGCATACGGACCGTGCTGCAGTAACGGATCAATAA
- a CDS encoding metal ABC transporter ATP-binding protein gives MATIISMNNVEFGYEDVPCLEEVSVHIDEGEFIAVTGQNGAAKSTLLKLMLGLLRPWNGKVQLAKRKEDGTKLRIGYVSQQVAAFNSAFPSTVAEFVRSGRHVHGSWIRRLNTKDHEMVEDALKQMGMWELRQKRIGELSGGQKQKICIARALALEPDLLLLDEPTTGMDSESREDLYRCLQNQVVGQGRTVVMVTHALQEMEQYVHRIVKLERKEDRGWKCCTTTSCSGHFVPAASLQ, from the coding sequence ATGGCAACGATCATATCGATGAATAATGTGGAGTTTGGCTACGAAGATGTTCCTTGTCTGGAGGAAGTCAGTGTACATATTGATGAGGGTGAATTTATAGCTGTTACCGGACAGAATGGAGCTGCCAAATCGACTTTACTCAAGCTGATGCTGGGCTTGCTGAGGCCTTGGAACGGAAAGGTACAGCTGGCGAAACGTAAAGAGGATGGGACCAAGCTTAGAATCGGCTATGTTTCCCAGCAGGTGGCTGCCTTTAATTCGGCCTTCCCCAGCACTGTGGCTGAATTTGTGCGCTCCGGCCGGCATGTGCACGGCTCCTGGATCCGCAGATTGAACACCAAGGATCATGAGATGGTGGAAGACGCGCTCAAGCAGATGGGGATGTGGGAGCTTCGACAAAAGAGAATCGGGGAGCTGTCCGGAGGACAGAAGCAAAAGATTTGTATTGCCCGCGCGCTCGCTTTGGAGCCCGACTTGCTTCTGCTGGATGAGCCGACGACTGGAATGGATTCCGAGAGCCGGGAAGATCTTTATCGGTGCTTGCAGAATCAGGTCGTAGGACAGGGAAGAACAGTTGTAATGGTCACCCACGCATTGCAGGAGATGGAGCAGTATGTGCATCGTATTGTGAAGCTGGAGCGAAAGGAGGACCGGGGATGGAAATGCTGCACTACGACTTCATGCAGCGGGCATTTTGTGCCGGCGGCATCATTGCAATAG
- the folE2 gene encoding GTP cyclohydrolase FolE2 — translation MNSNHPFVLPDKSRRHTIFGSVDPTPGHKPTTKEDMIDLQNQKDNYLFPLDQVGISRVRHPIQIQSSLAPFVQTSIATLELTTSLKLESKGINMSRLTEHLEAYRHKGLTADLSLLCRFTEELSQYMEAHHAEITVTFPWFFERTAPVSGLSGLSHADVSMKVIYEEGKPFTANMGLSVAVTTLCPCSKEISEYSAHNQRGVVTLSVVVDPLMAPGFDWKTVLLHAAESNASSALHPILKRPDEKKVTEHAYENPRFVEDMVRLVAADLYEIEEVQAFTVECRNEESIHLHDAIARITYDKRNERH, via the coding sequence ATGAACTCAAATCACCCTTTTGTTTTACCGGACAAGAGCCGGAGGCATACTATTTTCGGTTCGGTAGACCCTACTCCAGGTCATAAGCCTACTACTAAAGAGGATATGATTGATTTACAGAATCAAAAAGATAATTACTTGTTTCCTCTCGATCAGGTTGGCATCAGTCGAGTGCGCCATCCCATACAAATCCAGTCAAGCCTGGCCCCCTTTGTACAGACAAGCATTGCGACTCTTGAATTAACAACAAGCCTCAAGCTGGAATCCAAAGGAATTAATATGAGCCGATTGACAGAGCATTTGGAGGCCTATCGCCATAAAGGCCTGACGGCTGACCTCTCGCTGCTATGTAGGTTTACAGAAGAGCTGTCCCAATATATGGAGGCCCATCATGCCGAGATCACGGTGACTTTTCCGTGGTTTTTCGAGCGGACTGCGCCTGTGTCGGGTTTGAGCGGATTAAGTCATGCTGATGTGAGCATGAAGGTGATTTATGAGGAAGGAAAGCCTTTCACCGCTAACATGGGCTTGAGCGTTGCTGTTACAACACTGTGTCCGTGCTCCAAAGAAATTAGTGAATACAGCGCCCATAATCAGCGCGGTGTTGTCACCCTATCGGTGGTCGTGGACCCCTTGATGGCTCCTGGCTTTGACTGGAAAACCGTGCTTCTGCATGCTGCGGAATCTAATGCCAGCAGTGCCCTGCACCCCATTTTAAAGCGTCCGGACGAGAAAAAAGTAACGGAGCACGCCTATGAGAATCCCCGCTTCGTAGAAGATATGGTTCGCCTTGTGGCTGCCGATTTATATGAGATTGAAGAGGTACAAGCCTTTACCGTTGAGTGTAGGAACGAGGAATCGATCCACCTTCATGATGCGATAGCGCGAATCACGTACGACAAGCGAAATGAAAGGCATTGA